The Fulvia fulva chromosome 6, complete sequence genome includes a window with the following:
- a CDS encoding 1-(5-phosphoribosyl)-5-[(5-phosphoribosylamino)methylideneamino] imidazole-4-carboxamide isomerase gives MTRFRPCIDLHAGSVKQIVGGTLSTDNAGLKTNYTSEHPAAYFAELYRKNDLKGGHVIMLGPGNNEAAQEAIAAWPGGLQVGGGIKDSNAKEWIDAGAERVIITSYLFPSGTFSLERLQSVLDVLDGDMQKLVIDLSCRRVGDGWRVAMDRWQTITNFEINKDNIAMLEPYCSEFLIHAADAEGLQAGIDEKLVSYLSEICTIPVTYAGGGRNIQDLELVERLSSGRVDLTIGSALDIFGGKTVTFEECCNWNSQREGR, from the exons ATGACACGATTCAGGCCGTGCATTGACTTGCATGCGGGCTCTGTCAAGCAGATAGTCGGCGGGACTTTGTCTACGGACAATGCTGGATTGAAGACTAACTACACCTCCGAGCATCCCGCTGCCTACTTTGCCGAGCTATATCGGAAGAATGATCTCAAAGGAGGACATGTCATTATGCTAGGTCCTGGCAATAACGAAGCGGCTCAGGAAGCGATCGCTGCTTGGCCAGGCGGTCTGCAGGTTGGTGGCGGGATCAAAGATTCGAATGCGAAGGAGTGGATTGATGCTGGCGCTGAGAGG GTCATCATAACTTCTTATCTGTTTCCTTCTGGCACTTTTTCTCTCGAACGTCTTCAGTCTGTGCTCGATGTCTTGGATGGCGACATGCAGAAGCTTGTCATCGACTTGAGCTGTCGCCGTGTCGGAGATGGCTGGAGAGTGGCCATGGACAGATGGCAAACCATCACGAACTTTGAGATCAATAAAG ACAACATAGCAATGCTGGAGCCGTACTGCAGCGAGTTCCTGATTCATGCAGCCGATGCCGAAGGTTTACAAGCCGGAATCGACGAGAAACTGGTCAGCTATTTGTCCGAGATCTGCACTATACCTGTGACTTATGCAGGCGGTGGACGCAATATCCAGGATCTCGAGCTGGTAGAGCGCTTGAGCAGCGGTCGAGTCGACTTGACGATCGGCAGCGCATTGGACATCTTCGGCGGCAAGACCGTAACCTTCGAAGAATGCTGCAACTGGAATTCCCAACGCGAAGGTCGGTGA
- a CDS encoding Endo-chitosanase codes for MIVPTLVRLLAVASLANAYSLSTYPKLKAVYDRYNKANSECSALLQDGFYDAGQTKDGHYYRYCGDLGGGLKAIFLHRNGGGLNDMDIDCDGAQACPDDPTFQGQTSFKTAYGGYQGVQELSRAAGAYVSDLNATRHPYVVFGNEGSKPTFNPKDYGMVPLSVMAVVCNGQVHYGVWGDTNGGTSTGEASLAMGNLCFPSEGLGGNNGHDANDVLYIGFRNETAYPGYGGKNHAKWKGTTKEFEDSIRGLGDSLVKGLLGGL; via the exons ATGATCGTTCCAACGTTAGTCCGCCTGCTCGCAGTAGCATCACTCGCCAACGCCTACTCGCTGTCAACATACCCCAAGCTCAAGGCTGTTTACGATAGATACAACAAAGCG AACAGCGAGTGCAGTGCCCTACTTCAAGATGGCTTCTACGACGCAGGCCAGACCAAAGATGGGCATTACTACCGCTACTGCGGTGACCTTGGAGGCGGCTTAAAAGCCATCTTCCTGCACCGCAATGGCGGCGGACTGAATGATATGGATATCGACTGCGATGGAGCTCAGGCGTGCCCGGATGATCCGACCTTCCAGGGTCAGACATCTTTCAAGACCGCTTATGGCGGCTACCAAGGCGTGCAAGAGCTCAGTAGAGCGGCAGGTGCATACGTCTCCGATCTCAATGCCACCCGCCATCCCTACGTCGTCTTCGGTAACGAAGGTTCAAAGCCGACCTTCAACCCAAAGGATTATGGCATGGTGCCGCTGAGCGTCATGGCTGTTGTTTGCAACGGTCAGGTCCACTACGGAGTCTGGGGTGACACGAATGGTGGGACATCGACAGGCGAGGCGTCTCTGGCGATGGGTAACCTCTGCTTCCCGAGCGAAGGTCTTGGCGGAAACAATGGCCATGATGCGAATGATGTGCTCTACATTGGCTTCAGGAACGAGACGGCGTATCCAGGATATGGTGGGAAGAACCATGCCAAGTGGAAGGGTACCACGAAGGAGTTCGAGGACAGTATCAGAGGTCTTGGTGACAGTTTGGTGAAGGGTCTGCTTGGAGGCTTGTAG
- a CDS encoding Major facilitator-type transporter ecdD, protein MAGGLTATADVNRIEAPVTWKAYLICAFASFGGIFFGYDSGYINGVVGSPVFIALIEGPGQDALRGSYQSLIVSILSAGTFFGAIIAGDVADMIGRKWTVILGCAIYIIGVILQVASSGLGLIVAGRLIAGVGVGFESAVVILYMSEICPRKVRGALVAGYQFCITIGLLIAACVNYAVQDRADTGSYRIPIGIQFAWGLILGGGLFFLPDSPRYFVKRGRVEKARNALARLRGQPQESEYIESELAEIVANEEYERSIIPAGGWIQGWANCFSGSVFKSNSNLRKTILGTSLQMMQQWTGVNFIFYYSTPFLQSTGAIDNVFLISLVFTLVNVCSTPISFYTVEKFGRRPLLVWGALGMLICQFLVAIIGVTVGFNNSTTVGVGADAVTTANNIPAVNAQIAFIAIFIFFFASTWGPGAWILIGEIFPLPIRSRGVGLSTASNWLWNTIIAVITPYMVGTDEGNLRSSVFFIWGGLCTAAFVYAYLFVPETKGLSLEQVDKMMEETTPRTSSKWKPSTTFASEMGMANGEKLDGEVTADVERKGSVF, encoded by the exons ATGGCAGGCGGCCTCACTGCCACTGCCGATGTCAATCGCATCGAGGCGCCCGTCACATGGAAGGCCTACCTCATTTGCGCGTTCGCCTCTTTCGGTGGTATCTTCTTCGGCTATGATTCTGGATACATCAACGGTGTCGTCGGCTCACCTGTCTTCATCGCCCTGATTGAGGGTCCTGGCCAGGATGCTCTCCGCGGATCCTACCAATCGCTCATTGTTTCTATCCTGTCAGCTGGTACCTTCTTCGGTGCCATCATCGCTGGTGATGTGGCCGACATGATCGGTCGCAAATGGACTGTCATTCTTGGTTGCGCTATCTACATCATCG GTGTTATCCTCCAGGTCGCATCTTCAGGTCTCGGTCTGATCGTGGCTGGTCGTCTGATTGCCGGTGTCGGTGTCGGTTTCGAGTCAGCCGTCGTCATCCTCTACATGTCCGAGATCTGCCCCCGCAAGGTCCGTGGCGCCCTCGTCGCTGGCTACCAATTCTGCATCACGATTGGTCTGCTCATCGCAGCCTGTGTGAACTACGCAGTCCAGGACCGCGCCGACACTGGTTCTTACCGCATCCCGATTGGCATCCAGTTCGCCTGGGGTCTCATCCTCGGTGGTGGTCTCTTCTTCCTGCCAGACTCCCCACGATACTTCGTCAAGCGTGGCCGTGTCGAGAAGGCTCGCAATGCTCTTGCCCGCCTGCGTGGTCAGCCACAAGAGAGCGAGTACATCGAGTCTGAGCTTGCTGAGATTGTCGCCAACGAAGAGTATGAACGCTCCATCATCCCAGCTGGTGGTTGGATCCAGGGCTGGGCCAACTGCTTCAGCGGCTCCGTCTTCAAGTCGAACTCCAACCTACGCAAGACCATCCTGGGTACTTCTCTCCAGATGATGCAGCAGTGGACCGGTGTCAACTTCATCTTCTACTACTCCACCCCGTTCCTGCAATCGACCGGCGCTATCGACAACGTCTTCTTGATCTCGCTGGTCTTCACCCTGGTCAACGTGTGCTCGACCCCGATCTCTTTCTACACCGTTGAGAAGTTCGGTCGTCGTCCACTCCTCGTCTGGGGTGCTCTTGGCATGTTGATCTGCCAGTTCCTCGTTGCCATCATCGGTGTCACCGTCGGATTCAACAACTCCACCACCGTCGGCGTTGGCGCCGATGCTGTCACGACTGCCAACAACATTCCGGCCGTCAACGCCCAGATTGCGTTCATCGCCatcttcatcttcttcttcgCCAGCACTTGGGGTCCAGGCGCCTGGATTCTCATCGGTGAGATCTTCCCACTGCCAATCCGATCTCGTGGTGTCGGTCTCTCGACTGCATCCAACTGGCTCTGGAACACCATCATCGCTGTCATCACCCCATACATGGTCGGCACGGACGAGGGCAACCTCAGATCCAGCGTCTTCTTCATCTGGGGCGGTCTCTGCACTGCTGCGTTCGTCTACGCATACCTATTTGTGCCAGAAACCAAGGGTCTGTCTCTTGAGCAAGTC GACAAGATGATGGAGGAGACCACTCCACGTACCTCTTCCAAGTGGAAGCCATCGACCACCTTCGCATCCGAGATGGGCATGGCTAACGGCGAGAAGCTGGATGGCGAGGTCACAGCGGACGTCGAGCGCAAGGGCTCAGTCTTCTAG
- a CDS encoding 50S ribosomal protein L1: MATARYCPSCLSSISRSAISHVRTQTIQTPSFLLPFHQVRTAVQSANALKYKRKGKDIPASQRKKKAKSSFDTPDLRNAIQFSLTDAMRYLRAAEVGRPPTSSKYELHVRLKTPKNGAVVRNRLRLPHPVKTDLRICVIAPPDSREAKSAKDAGAFLVGEDEIFEAVKAGTINFDRCICHTDSLPKLAKAGVARVLGPRGLMPSAKTGTVVKDVGATVKDMVGASEYRERAGVVRMAVGQLGFTPEEMQRNIRAFVNGIRTDIVALQDRISKDIHEVVLSSTNGPGLSLSGEFKGPGSVGVKELSVPA, translated from the exons ATGGCGACCGCACGATACTGTCCATCATGTCTCTCCTCCATCTCGCGATCAGCAATATCACACGTGCGAACACAAACGATACAAACGCCCTCCTTCCTCCTCCCCTTCCACCAAGTCCGCACAGCAGTCCAATCCGCCAATGCACTCAAGTATAAACGGAAAGGGAAAGATATACCCGCGTCGCAGCGAAAAAAGAAAGCAAAGAGCAGCTTCGATACGCCAGACTTGAGGAATGCCATACAGTTCAGCCTGACAGACGCCATGCG ATACCTCCGCGCCGCCGAGGTAGGCCGTCCACCCACAAGCAGCAAATACGAACTCCACGTCCGCCTCAAGACACCGAAGAACGGCGCTGTCGTGCGAAACCGCCTGCGACTCCCACATCCAGTCAAGACAGACCTCCGAATCTGCGTAATCGCCCCTCCCGACAGCAGAGAGGCGAAATCAGCCAAAGACGCCGGCGCCTTTCTCGTCGGCGAAGACGAAATCTTCGAAGCAGTAAAGGCAGGAACCATAAACTTCGACCGCTGCATCTGCCACACCGATTCACTCCCTAAACTCGCCAAAGCTGGCGTTGCGAGAGTACTTGGGCCGAGGGGTCTTATGCCGTCCGCGAAGACGGGGACTGTTGTGAAGGATGTTGGGGCCACCGTGAAAGATATGGTGGGTGCGAGTGAGTACAGGGAAAGGGCTGGGGTTGTGAGGATGGCGGTGGGGCAGCTGGGTTTCACGCCGGAGGAGATGCAGAGAAATATCAGGGCTTTCGTGAATGGGATTAGGACGGACATTGTGGCGTTGCAGGATCGGATCAGTAAGGATATACATGAGGTGGTTTTGTCGAGTACGAATGGGCCTGGTTTGAGCTTGAGTGGAGAGTTTAAAGGGCCTGGGAGTGTTGGGGTGAAGGAGTTGAGTGTGCCGGCGTAG
- a CDS encoding Arylsulfatase gives MSGSKASNATAGAKDKRPNFLVIVADDLGFSDLSCFGGEIWTPNLDKLASNGLRFTDFHAAAACSPSRAMIMTGTDHHIAGLGNLIEWTNRSDQNAPSEGEIKYWSTAPQRGMPGYEGYLNERVVTLPEMLRDAGYLTMMAGKWHLGLTPERFPHQRGFERSFAHLPACSNHYAYEPQLEGMDQIPEFMTMSFIALHAEDGEYVKKLPEGWYSTEGYGDKMLQYLKDRKESKDERPFFAYYPFTAPHWPLQAPDEYIEHYKGVYDEGPNVLREKRLQRMKDMGLCAEDVVPHPVVADEVKEWKDLTPEQREKSCKSMEVFAAMVECIDHNVGKVVKYLEETGELDNTFVCFMSDNGAEGAAYEAYPIVQSTMLGHLEKYYNNSLENLGRGDSFIWYGPRWAQAATAPSRLYKAFTTEGGVRVPFLAKFPTGMNVRADGEALTSGPIEVKDSGAHVSNENGSITSTFSTVMDLAPTILEMAGVKHPAPIYQGREVVSMRGKSMVPYINGGAASVHPKDFINGWETCGRAAVRCGDWKIVFIPKPKGPEKWQMYNLAKDPGEVNDLAEQDPERLEKMIKMWDQYVLECGVIPLAPALGQWIAAMEEQMPEDAWMEYEYWKEGARDEPERFRRDIPRFTREVKAM, from the coding sequence ATGAGCGGATCAAAGGCTTCAAACGCAACCGCTGGCGCCAAAGACAAGAGACCGAACTTCCTCGTCATTGTTGCGGATGATCTAGGTTTCAGCGATCTGAGCTGTTTTGGTGGCGAGATTTGGACACCCAACTTGGACAAACTCGCCAGCAATGGCTTACGGTTTACCGACTTCCATGCGGCGGCGGCATGCTCTCCCAGCAGAGCCATGATCATGACTGGCACAGATCATCACATCGCAGGTCTTGGAAATCTCATTGAATGGACGAACCGATCCGACCAGAATGCACCTTCGGAGGGTGAGATCAAGTATTGGTCTACAGCACCCCAGCGTGGCATGCCCGGATACGAGGGATACCTGAATGAACGAGTCGTCACACTGCCTGAGATGCTGCGCGATGCTGGATATCTTACCATGATGGCGGGAAAGTGGCATTTGGGCCTGACGCCAGAACGCTTCCCGCATCAGCGAGGCTTTGAGCGTAGCTTTGCCCATCTCCCGGCATGCTCAAACCACTATGCGTACGAGCCTCAGCTTGAGGGAATGGACCAGATCCCAGAGTTCATGACCATGTCCTTCATCGCTTTGCATGCTGAGGACGGCGAGTACGTGAAGAAGCTACCAGAAGGCTGGTACAGTACTGAAGGGTATGGTGACAAGATGCTGCAGTATCTGAAGGATCGCAAGGAGTCGAAAGATGAGCGTCCGTTCTTTGCGTACTACCCATTCACAGCTCCGCACTGGCCCCTCCAGGCTCCGGATGAATACATCGAGCACTACAAAGGTGTCTACGACGAAGGTCCGAATGTACTTCGCGAGAAGCGATTACAAAGAATGAAGGACATGGGGTTGTGTGCGGAAGATGTTGTGCCACATCCAGTCGTGGCTGACGAGGTGAAAGAGTGGAAGGATCTGACGCCAGAGCAGAGAGAGAAGTCGTGCAAGTCCATGGAGGTCTTCGCTGCGATGGTTGAGTGCATCGACCACAACGTTGGAAAGGTCGTCAAGTATCTTGAAGAGACTGGCGAGCTAGACAATACTTTTGTGTGTTTCATGTCGGACAACGGAGCGGAGGGAGCGGCTTACGAAGCGTACCCGATTGTGCAGAGTACGATGTTGGGACATTTGGAGAAGTACTACAACAACTCGCTGGAAAACCTAGGTCGAGGTGACAGCTTCATCTGGTACGGGCCAAGATGGGCACAGGCCGCTACCGCACCGAGTCGGTTGTACAAAGCCTTCACGACCGAAGGCGGTGTTCGTGTGCCATTCTTGGCCAAATTCCCGACTGGCATGAACGTTCGTGCTGACGGCGAAGCTCTCACCTCCGGTCCGATCGAAGTCAAAGACTCAGGCGCGCACGTTAGTAATGAGAACGGCAGCATCACCAGCACATTCAGCACAGTCATGGACCTTGCACCGACGATCCTTGAAATGGCCGGCGTCAAGCACCCTGCTCCAATCTACCAAGGCCGCGAAGTCGTCTCCATGCGCGGCAAGAGCATGGTCCCCTACATAAACGGCGGGGCAGCCTCAGTCCACCCAAAAGACTTTATCAACGGCTGGGAAACCTGCGGCCGTGCAGCGGTCCGCTGTGGAGACTGGAAGATCGTCTTCATCCCCAAACCCAAAGGACCTGAGAAGTGGCAGATGTACAACCTCGCCAAAGACCCTGGCGAGGTCAACGATCTGGCTGAGCAGGATCCAGAGCGGCTGGAGAAGATGATCAAGATGTGGGATCAGTATGTCCTGGAGTGTGGGGTCATCCCACTTGCGCCGGCGTTGGGACAGTGGATTGCTGCTATGGAGGAGCAGATGCCGGAGGACGCTTGGATGGAGTACGAGTATTGGAAGGAGGGGGCGAGGGATGAGCCGGAGAGGTTTAGGAGGGATATACCACGATTTACTAGAGAGGTCAAGGCTATGTAG
- a CDS encoding Quinate permease, whose protein sequence is MAASSCRDRLRTEGRRRVEAESADAHTPLLDNQRGTQAGNRTKDTTMTRLGTLRAYYLGTVCCIGGFLFGYDSGIIGGVLTLASFQNDYRYDSDRKTFVTSLAVALQQLGAFVACFAIWPIAYRYGRRSAIAVCSLIFCIGAVIQTINTHSRPAFYVARVIAGLGLGGSSVVVPMFSSEMTPKQLRGQIGSFYQLMFTFGIFTSYWVGYGVAQNISKAETRQWQIPVGLQLMPAALLGLGMLTLKESTRWLTSRGRHDEAWESLKWIRADDSEETQVEMENIRAGVEYEAHAKEGFKFTGELYIVARGLYADVQLELVDKHNFRRTATAAAVFTAQQATGATAFAYYGPQYFKLLVGSKGINNLLLTAIFGAVKVAACGLFVLFVADNINRRTVLIGGALFMAACQISTSAMLKTHPPPENADVTPAGIATIALIYLFVIAYNFSWGPLPWPYVAEIFPARVREPGIGAGVAFQWLFNFVFSLTTPYMIDNMGWGTFLLWGLFDAVIAGYAWFGLIETRGKTLEEVSGPAAGGYGSGPDSINDDREVGKVPQLSLR, encoded by the exons ATGGCTGCATCGTCATGTCGCGATCGTTTGAGGACGGAGGGCAGGCGAAGAGTTGAAGCCGAGTCTGCGGATGCTCACACGCCTCTTCTGGACAACCAACGCGGCACACAGGCTGGCAACCGGACAAAAGACACCACCATGACGAGACTGGGAACGTTGAGGGCATACTATCTCGGCACAGTATGCTGTATCGGAGGATTCCTGT TCGGCTACGACTCCGGCATCATCGGTGGAGTCCTCACATTAGCATCCTTCCAGAACGACTACCGCTACGACAGTGACAGGAAGACCTTCGTGACTTCACTCGCTGTTGCGCTTCAGCAGCTGGGCGCCTTCGTTGCTTGCTTTGCCATATGGCCAATCGCCTATCGATATGGCAGACGCAGCGCAATCGCGGTCTGCTCCCTGATCTTCTGCATTGGTGCCGTGATACAGACTATCAACACTCACTCTCGGCCGGCTTTCTATGTGGCCCGTGTAATTGCAGGTCTTGGTCTTGGTGGCAGTTCTGTGGTCGTGCCAATGTTCAGCTCGGAGATGACACCCAAGCAGCTGAGAGGACAGATTGGCAGCTTCTACCAACTAATGTTCACATTTGGCATATTTACGAGCTACTGGGTTGGCTATGGCGTCGCGCAGAACATCTCAAAGGCAGAGACCAGGCAGTGGCAGATACCGGTGGGACTACAGCTGATGCCAGCAGCTTTGCTAGGCCTCGGCATGCTGACGCTAAAAGAGTCGACCAGATGGCTCACAAGTCGAGGCAGGCACGACGAGGCTTGGGAGTCGCTGAAGTGGATCCGTGCTGATGACAGCGAGGAGACGCAGGTCGAGATGGAGAATATTCGAGCTGGCGTTGAGTATGAGGCCCACGCCAAAGAAGGCTTCAAGTTTACAGGTGAGCTCTACATCGTGGCAAGGGGTCTCTATGCTGATGTGCAACTAGAACTGGTGGACAAGCATAACTTCAGGCGGACTGCCACAGCTGCAGCCGTCTTCACGGCACAGCAAGCCACTGGTGCAACGGCATTTGCATACTACGGACCACA ATACTTCAAGCTGCTCGTAGGCAGCAAAGGCATCAACAATCTCCTCCTAACCGCAATCTTCGGTGCCGTCAAGGTCGCCGCTTGCGGTCTGTTCGTACTCTTCGTGGCCGATAACATCAATCGCCGCACAGTCCTGATAGGCGGCGCACTCTTCATGGCCGCCTGCCAGATTTCAACCTCTGCCATGCTGAAAACACACCCACCACCAGAAAACGCAGACGTCACACCAGCCGGCATCGCCACAATCGCACTCATCTACCTCTTCGTAATCGCCTACAACTTCTCCTGGGGGCCCCTCCCATGGCCATACGTCGCGGAAATCTTCCCAGCGAGAGTGCGCGAGCCAGGCATCGGGGCCGGTGTGGCTTTCCAGTGGCTCTTCAACTTCGTCTTCTCCCTCACGACACCATACATGATCGACAACATGGGCTGGGGCACTTTCCTCCTCTGGGGCCTCTTCGACGCTGTCATCGCTGGATATGCCTGGTTCGGCCTCATCGAGACACGAGGAAAGACTTTGGAGGAGGTCTCTGGGCCTGCGGCTGGTGGATATGGGAGTGGCCCTGATAGTATTAACGATGATCGAGAAGTGGGAAAAGTCCCGCAGCTGTCTTTGCGATAG
- a CDS encoding Calpain-type cysteine protease DEK1: protein MVNQKSKHHQRTTPTPARYRQITVMVKQEFERHKQLEEPQAALDQFWSTFNSQKPGLARNILGTDSTSPLRDPKHVEGCSITGDDAGSYASARRACIRRVLDIAHESKLNNQKFTDLDFHIMRDIYCPYTDEDCDQICLHGLKLPDPERSTEAPESCQSPTKQTPIATSRGQAHPKQEFPSTAPVPKFDDHCWCQDQYDFPSTARRLTDIVADPSFAPHAPKSNLRQLQRELDPGDTPRPRFHALVNACTTNVSRSLGYATPAVVLLWSIDLLARSHVALCVAAYLAIILIRALILNLTSRQVSPDFASSEINQGQLGNCWWIATVGIMSKRNDLLSKICVAWDQDVGVYGFLFYRDGAWTYTVVDDYLYLSAKDYTENYAFEFDGDRFSPEAKAYDDAHLTGTGAFQFAKCKGTNYTWLSFLEKAYAKAHGDYEAIVGGWSSEGLEDLTGGVGSVLNAFSLRDKDAFWNQLRRGDGEYLYGLDTPHEGRAYNEKGLVLCHGYVVDGAFEYYHLHGWRLKKTRLLRIRQVLRRIRKGLYLTVARSVWGRHHDGVWQGPWGVGSKSWNPIATWWLQLHNAPRGVFFITYEKAMKCFRDIQQVRLLDAQQWTCKQLWTKVHVPWNPQYSPVFFQLHLTKRSEVVFALSQLNWRYYRGLHGRYNYTLAFVVRQKDGSDHRNVAHAAFSNVLGLEFGMRNNVNTSVELQPGIYDILVKVTAQACRAYEGRELPWSVEDAIKQSTTQPRKLQQLAKNYDEAYGKLQIIEPASSQKNDTKIDQKLEKKGEEKDEKTEDKDDKKAKDKHFAYSGPNEVAWNAQCGVGLRVFAKDPDMRLELHYREEKHADAQVKSTAEPSIEVKAAPSQSTDAGTSKATDAYATHMDEMVSSMLRK, encoded by the coding sequence ATGGTCAACCAAAAAAGCAAGCACCATCAGAGGACTACACCAACACCAGCGCGATATCGACAAATCACCGTCATGGTCAAGCAGGAGTTTGAAAGACACAAACAGCTTGAGGAGCCTCAAGCGGCACTCGATCAGTTCTGGAGCACCTTCAACTCCCAGAAACCAGGTTTAGCACGAAACATACTTGGCACGGACAGCACCTCGCCATTACGGGATCCCAAGCATGTCGAAGGGTGCAGTATCACAGGGGACGATGCAGGAAGTTACGCATCTGCAAGGCGTGCCTGCATTCGGAGAGTCCTGGACATTGCACACGAGTCAAAGCTGAACAATCAGAAGTTCACCGACCTGGACTTCCACATCATGCGAGACATCTACTGCCCATATACCGATGAGGACTGTGATCAGATATGTCTGCACGGCCTGAAGTTACCTGACCCCGAACGATCTACAGAAGCTCCCGAGAGTTGCCAGAGCCCAACGAAGCAGACTCCGATTGCAACTTCGCGTGGCCAAGCACACCCCAAACAGGAGTTCCCAAGCACCGCTCCTGTACCGAAGTTTGACGACCATTGTTGGTGTCAGGATCAGTATGACTTTCCTTCCACAGCCCGCAGGCTTACAGACATCGTCGCCGACCCTTCCTTTGCACCGCATGCCCCGAAAAGTAATCTGCGACAGCTCCAGCGAGAACTTGACCCTGGTGATACGCCTCGTCCTCGCTTTCATGCACTTGTCAATGCCTGCACTACGAATGTTAGCCGCTCACTCGGCTATGCTACACCCGCAGTCGTGCTCTTGTGGTCTATTGACCTGCTTGCTCGATCACACGTCGCGCTTTGTGTGGCAGCATATCTAGCGATCATCCTGATTCGGGCACTGATCCTCAACTTAACATCACGCCAAGTGAGTCCAGACTTTGCTTCCTCCGAGATCAATCAGGGTCAACTCGGCAATTGCTGGTGGATTGCAACGGTAGGGATCATGAGCAAACGGAACGACTTACTAAGCAAGATATGCGTTGCGTGGGACCAAGACGTGGGCGTGTACGGCTTCCTCTTCTACCGCGATGGTGCTTGGACATATACTGTTGTGGACGACTACCTATACCTCTCGGCAAAGGACTACACAGAGAACTACGCGTTCGAGTTCGATGGCGATAGATTCTCGCCGGAAGCAAAAGCCTACGATGATGCTCACTTGACAGGAACTGGAGCCTTTCAATTCGCGAAATGCAAAGGGACCAACTACACGTGGCTATCATTTCTGGAAAAAGCATACGCAAAGGCGCATGGCGATTACGAAGCCATTGTAGGTGGTTGGAGCTCAGAGGGACTCGAAGACCTGACAGGCGGTGTCGGCTCCGTCTTGAACGCCTTCAGTCTAAGGGACAAAGACGCCTTCTGGAACCAGCTGCGTCGCGGCGATGGAGAGTACCTTTATGGTCTTGATACCCCACATGAGGGTAGGGCATACAACGAGAAAGGTTTGGTGCTGTGCCATGGCTACGTTGTGGATGGCGCGTTCGAATACTATCACCTCCATGGGTGGCGACTGAAAAAGACGAGGTTGCTCAGAATACGGCAAGTCTTGCGCAGAATCCGAAAGGGGCTATATCTGACAGTAGCTAGAAGCGTATGGGGAAGACACCATGATGGCGTTTGGCAAGGTCCTTGGGGTGTTGGCAGCAAGTCGTGGAATCCTATCGCTACTTGGTGGCTACAGCTGCACAATGCCCCGAGGGGTGTGTTCTTCATCACGTACGAAAAGGCGATGAAGTGTTTTAGAGACATTCAACAAGTACGACTACTCGACGCACAGCAGTGGACATGTAAGCAACTCTGGACCAAGGTGCACGTTCCTTGGAACCCGCAGTACAGCCCTGTCTTCTTCCAGCTGCATCTGACGAAACGCAGCGAAGTTGTCTTCGCACTCTCCCAGCTCAATTGGCGATATTATCGAGGCCTGCATGGACGGTACAACTACACTCTTGCATTCGTCGTGCGCCAGAAAGACGGATCAGATCACCGCAATGTAGCGCATGCAGCTTTCTCCAATGTACTGGGTCTCGAGTTCGGCATGCGAAACAACGTTAACACGTCGGTCGAACTGCAGCCTGGCATCTATGACATTCTCGTCAAGGTCACTGCTCAGGCCTGCAGAGCCTACGAAGGGCGCGAACTACCCTGGAGTGTGGAGGACGCGATCAAGCAGTCGACCACTCAACCGAGGAAGCTTCAACAGCTTGCCAAGAACTACGACGAGGCGTATGGGAAGCTTCAGATCATTGAACCAGCTTCGAGCCAGAAGAATGACACAAAGATCGACCAGAAGCTCGAGAAGAAAGGTGAGGAGAAGGACGAGAAGACAGAGGACAAGGATGATAAGAAGGCGAAGGATAAGCACTTTGCGTACTCAGGCCCCAACGAGGTGGCGTGGAATGCCCAATGTGGTGTGGGCCTGCGCGTCTTCGCTAAGGATCCCGACATGCGACTTGAGCTTCACTATCGCGAGGAGAAGCATGCCGACGCCCAGGTCAAGAGTACAGCAGAGCCTTCGATTGAAGTGAAGGCGGCTCCGTCCCAATCGACTGATGCTGGGACGAGCAAGGCTACCGATGCTTATGCAACGCACATGGATGAGATGGTGAGTTCTATGTTGCGGAAGTAG